One Diabrotica virgifera virgifera chromosome 3, PGI_DIABVI_V3a genomic window carries:
- the LOC114330526 gene encoding EEF1A lysine methyltransferase 1: MSEKGDSDEDLPQLSAKTFAALQEFYREEEEREHNINLLADQKDVTLKEDWQLSQFWYNQDTIDTLVKLTLKSVGDNAKIALVSCPSLYKTMKKVGKGCEITLYEYDKRFSSYGADYVFYDYKSPLSIPREKSDYYDIVLADPPFLSDECLTKTALTIRFLTKSKIVLCTGAIMEDLLKRLLDLRKTSFEPTHENNLANEFCCFTNFDLDSLL; this comes from the exons ATGTCAGAAAAAGGCGATAGTGATGAAGACTTACCACAATTATCAGCAAAAACATTTGCTGCCCTACAAGAATTTTATAGAGAAGAAGAGGAAAGAGAACATAATATCAATTTACTAGCCGATCAAAAGGATGTCACGCTTAAAGAAGATTGG CAACTTAGCCAGTTTTGGTACAATCAGGATACTATTGATACTCTAGTTAAGCTGACATTAAAATCTGTTGGAGATAATGCAAAGATAGCTCTGGTTTCTTGTCCTTCTTTATATAAAACTATGAAAAAAGTGGGAAAAGGCTGTGAAA TTACGCTTTATGAATATGATAAAAGGTTCTCTTCATATGGAGCAGATTATGTATTTTATGACTACAAATCTCCTTTAAGTATACCTCGAGAAAAATCGGATTATTATGATATAGTGTTAGCTGATCCTCCATTCCTTTCTGATGAATGTCTCACAAAAACTGCTCTTACTATAAGATTCTTAACCAAAAGCAAAATAGTACTGTGTACAG GTGCCATAATGGAAGATCTACTTAAGAGACTTTTGGATTTAAGGAAAACCAGTTTTGAACCCACGCATGAAAATAATCTAGCAAATGAGTTCTGTTGTTTTACAAATTTTGATTTGGATTCACTTTTATAA